CCACGTGCCCCGCCAACCGTTATCCGGCGCGTTGCGCCAATACGGGCGTCTTCTGACAGACTCGGTCTTCCTCGGTCATGCCCTGACGGGAGGCATCGCGATCGCCGGGATGTTCGCCTACATCGCGGGTTCACCGTTCGTCTTCATCAAGCTCTACGGCGTCCCCGCCGAGCATTTCGGCTGGCTGTTCGGCACGAACGCGGCGGGCTTCATATTGGTAGCGCAGGTCAATGCCCGGTTGCTGTCCAAACGCGGCCCGGCATTCCTGCTGGCTCGTGCGGTATGGGTGTATTGGCTTGCCGGGCTCGGTCTGTTGGCGGTCAGCGCCTTGCAGCCGGAGCGCTTGTGGCCGTTGTTGATTCCGTTGTTCATCTGCATCGCCAGCCTGGGTTGCATCATTCCCAATGCCTCGGCCTGCGCCATGAACGGGCAGGGCGCCCGGGCGGGGAGTGCTTCGGCCATGTTGGGTTGCCTGCAGTTTTCCGTCGCCGCGGGGGCCGCCGCGCTGGTGGCGGCATTGCATGACGGCACGGCGGTGCCGATGGCAATCGTCATCAGCCTGTGTGGGTTATTGGTGGTGAGCGCCGCGATGCTGACCCGCCGTCTGCAAAACGCCCGGGCGCTTGCTCAGGCGGGTCGGCAGGAATGATTCATCCAGCCGCGCGCTGCTGATATTCGGGGAAATGATGCGGTGCGTGAATACGCGCTTGCAGGGTGGTGGCGAAAGCCTGGGCTTCGGCCTCGGTGCGAAAAGTCACGACGTGCTGGTCAAGGCGCACTTGCCATTGCGATTTTGCCACTTCTTTTATCAGGATCTTCATTGCTGACCTCCTCACGTAAAAGACTGCGTTGCAAAGGCCTCGAGTGTAGACCGGAATGCAAGCGCAATTGTGACAACGGTCAATTGTCGGACTGACGGTGCAGTTTTTTTGTGACGAGGGAGCAAATCCCTCGCCACGGTCGACAAGCCAGGTTGATCAGAACCCTTCGAGCACGATCTTGCCCTTGGCCTTTCCACTTTCAAGCAAGGCGTGAGCCCGGCGCAGGTTGGTGGCATTGATGGTGCCGAAGTGCTCGCCAACCGTTGTCTTCAGCGTGCCTGCGTCGATCAGTTCGGCCACTCGATTGAGCAATTTGTGCTGTTCAAGCATGTCAGCCGTCTCGAAGAGGGAACGGGTGTACATGAACTCCCAATGTAACGACAGGCTCTTGCGCTTGAGCTTGGTCACGTCCAGCGACTGCGGATCATCGATCAGCGCCAGTTTGCCTTGCGGCGCCAGGGCCTCGACCAGTTGATCCAGATGCTGGTCGGTCTGGGTCAGGCTGGCCACATGGGTCACTTGGGGCTGTCCCGCTTTCTTGAGGGCCTCGCTCAGTGGCTGACTGTGGTCGATCACCAGGTCGGCACCGAGGCCGCGCACCCATTCCTGCGTCTGCGGCCGGGAGGCGGTGCCGATGACTTTCAAGCCGGTGAGCTGGCTGGCCAGTTGCGTCAGGATCGAACCCACGCCACCGGCGGCGCCGACGATCAGGAGGCTCTGGTCCTGGTTGCTATGGCCTTGCTTGACTTGCAGGCGATCGAAGAGCAATTCCCAAGCGGTGATGGCGGTCAACGGCAGCGCGGCCGCTTCGGCGAAACCGAGGGTCTTTGGCATGTGGCCCACGATGCGCTCATCCACCACATGCAATTCGCTGTTGCCGCCTGCCCGGGCGATCGAGCCTGCGTAAAACACCCTGTCACCTGCCTTGAACAAGGTGACTTCGCTGCCCACGGCCGTGACCACACCGGCCACGTCCCAGCCCAGCACCTTGGCGGCTCCGCCTTCGGGTTGTACGTTCTGGCGGACCTTGGTGTCGACGGGGTTGACGGAAATGGCTTTGACTTCCACCAGCAAATCCCGAGGGCCGGCGATGGGGGCGGGCAGGTCGATGTCCTGCAGCGATATTGGATCGGTGATGGACAACGATTGGTAATACGCGATGGCTTTCATGGGGCGGCTCCGTGATTGAATTCGATGGCGCCCATGTTTAGCGATTAATGGCCTTGATAAAAGCGCCTGGAACAACAGGCTCTTTCAATGATTTTTTGATAATCAAGGCTGCTGTTTTCACTCAAGGAATGGTGCCGGGCAATAGTCGCTGGCAAATAGAGATTTTTCCCTCAGGAACTATCGCCTCCAAAGGTTTCCGGAGGACAGGAAACCGTGCGCCGCACGCTTATACTAGCGGCCGCACGTATCGGTGCGGTTTCAACGGTCTTGGATCCTGCCGACTGCGCTGATACATGGCTGCGGCACAAGCGGGCATGCCGTTCGTTCGGGCAGTACTTGAGGTCCGGAGTCACTATGCCCCAGAGCGGTAGACGAATGATTCAACAGGGAGTGAATACATGGAACATGCACCTTGCATCAGCCAGATCGCCACGCTGCTGGCTGACCCCAAGCGCAGCGCAATGATGTGGGCATTAATGGACGGTACGGCCCGACAGGCTGATGAGTTGGCATTGCTGGCCGGATTGTCGCCATCCTCGGCCAATGCCCATCTGGGGCGGCTGTGCTCCGGTGGGCTGTTGAAGGTCGAGACCCGGGGCCGCAAACGGTTTTTCCGCCTGGCGGCCCCCGAGATCGGTGCTGCCGTCGAGGCCTTGGCGAGCGCAACCCTGGCAAGTACACCGCGTCAGGTTCCAGAGGTTCTCAAACGCGGTCTCATGCCGACCAAAGCGCCGACGGCCCCCGCCTCGCTGATGCGGGCAAGGCTTTGCGATGACCATCTGGGTGGCCTGTTGGCGGCGGACTTGTATCAGCGACTGTTGGATTCCGGTTGGCTCGAGCAATGCGAGCAGCGCGTGATCGTTACCCACAAGGGCTCCAATGAGTTCGCCGGGCGCGGCTTGTTCATCCAGGCGCTGGCCCATCGCAACGCTCGCATCGCGTGCGCCTGCCCCGACTGGAGTGAGCGTCGCCCGCACTTGGGGGGAGCCTTGGGGGCCGGATTGCTGCAACTTTTCATGCAGTCGGGCTGGCTGAGCTTGC
This genomic interval from Pseudomonas alvandae contains the following:
- a CDS encoding ArsR/SmtB family transcription factor, whose translation is MEHAPCISQIATLLADPKRSAMMWALMDGTARQADELALLAGLSPSSANAHLGRLCSGGLLKVETRGRKRFFRLAAPEIGAAVEALASATLASTPRQVPEVLKRGLMPTKAPTAPASLMRARLCDDHLGGLLAADLYQRLLDSGWLEQCEQRVIVTHKGSNEFAGRGLFIQALAHRNARIACACPDWSERRPHLGGALGAGLLQLFMQSGWLSLPNDSRALQVTALGQQEIHRFARQEDLEMAL
- a CDS encoding multidrug effflux MFS transporter, whose product is MNLRTILILGALSAFGPLAIDFYLPAFPAMATAFGTDEKHIQLTLAAYFLGLSLGQLAYGPVADRFGRRIPLLTGVGLFTVASLACAYAPSLEWLIGARFVQALGGCAGMVISRAVVSDKCDAVGSAKVFSQLMLVMGLAPILAPMLGGLLVNLYGWQSIFVGLTLFSALAATAVALWLPESLPDHVPRQPLSGALRQYGRLLTDSVFLGHALTGGIAIAGMFAYIAGSPFVFIKLYGVPAEHFGWLFGTNAAGFILVAQVNARLLSKRGPAFLLARAVWVYWLAGLGLLAVSALQPERLWPLLIPLFICIASLGCIIPNASACAMNGQGARAGSASAMLGCLQFSVAAGAAALVAALHDGTAVPMAIVISLCGLLVVSAAMLTRRLQNARALAQAGRQE
- a CDS encoding zinc-binding alcohol dehydrogenase family protein, which produces MKAIAYYQSLSITDPISLQDIDLPAPIAGPRDLLVEVKAISVNPVDTKVRQNVQPEGGAAKVLGWDVAGVVTAVGSEVTLFKAGDRVFYAGSIARAGGNSELHVVDERIVGHMPKTLGFAEAAALPLTAITAWELLFDRLQVKQGHSNQDQSLLIVGAAGGVGSILTQLASQLTGLKVIGTASRPQTQEWVRGLGADLVIDHSQPLSEALKKAGQPQVTHVASLTQTDQHLDQLVEALAPQGKLALIDDPQSLDVTKLKRKSLSLHWEFMYTRSLFETADMLEQHKLLNRVAELIDAGTLKTTVGEHFGTINATNLRRAHALLESGKAKGKIVLEGF